A genomic region of Ignavibacteria bacterium contains the following coding sequences:
- the ctaD gene encoding cytochrome c oxidase subunit I, translating to MSATTLSYGGNGSNGNHLDYLHSPKKYKGIFNWIFSTDHKKIGILYLISMLTFFAVGVTLGFLMRLELIAPGKTIMDPQTYNQIFTLHGVIMIFLFIIPGLPAVFGNFFLPIMIGAKDVAFPRLNLFSWWLFVTGGLVALISLFLPGGPADTGWTFYIPYSVRTSTNVIPALIGAFILGFSSILTGLNFITTIHRLRAPGMSWFKMPLFAWSLYATGWVQILATPIVGITLLLVAIERWFGVGIFDPALGGDPILYQHLFWIYSHPAVYIMILPAMGVISEIIPVFSRRTIFGYKFIAFSSMAIALFGSLVWAHHMFTVGMSGTAMWLFSLLTFLVAIPSAIKVFNWVATLYKGSIELEPPMLFALSFIFNFTIGGFTGLMQGALALNIHIHDTYFIVGHFHYVMFGGTGFGIFAALHHWFPKMFGKMYNKKVAKISWLFLFIGFQLLYFPMFVMGYLGMPRRYYDYLPDFHIYHFISTIGSWILITGLIIMFTNLILALKKGEKAAANPWGGVTLEWTIPSPPIHENFEKIPVVEKEPYDYSHYEQVIEEAKN from the coding sequence ATGTCAGCTACGACTTTAAGTTATGGTGGAAATGGGAGCAATGGAAATCATTTAGATTATTTACACTCTCCAAAAAAATATAAAGGAATTTTCAATTGGATTTTTTCAACTGATCATAAGAAGATAGGGATATTATATCTCATCTCAATGCTCACATTTTTTGCTGTTGGTGTAACTCTTGGATTTTTAATGAGGTTGGAGCTTATCGCACCGGGCAAGACGATAATGGATCCGCAGACCTACAATCAAATTTTTACACTCCACGGTGTGATAATGATTTTTCTCTTTATCATTCCAGGTTTGCCAGCAGTTTTTGGTAATTTCTTTTTACCAATTATGATCGGTGCAAAAGATGTGGCGTTCCCGAGATTAAATCTTTTTTCATGGTGGTTATTTGTGACTGGTGGTTTGGTTGCTCTTATTTCCTTGTTCTTGCCTGGTGGACCAGCTGATACTGGCTGGACATTTTATATTCCTTATTCTGTGAGAACATCAACTAATGTAATACCTGCACTAATTGGTGCTTTTATTCTTGGCTTTTCATCAATTTTAACCGGTTTAAATTTCATCACCACAATTCATCGTTTAAGAGCTCCTGGAATGAGCTGGTTCAAAATGCCGCTCTTTGCTTGGTCACTTTATGCAACGGGCTGGGTACAGATTTTAGCAACTCCAATCGTTGGAATTACTTTGCTGCTTGTTGCAATTGAAAGATGGTTCGGTGTAGGAATTTTCGATCCTGCACTTGGTGGTGATCCAATCCTTTATCAACATTTGTTCTGGATTTATTCACATCCTGCGGTTTATATAATGATATTACCAGCAATGGGAGTTATTTCAGAAATTATTCCTGTTTTCTCAAGACGAACAATTTTTGGATATAAGTTCATTGCATTCTCAAGTATGGCGATTGCTCTTTTTGGTTCGCTTGTCTGGGCGCATCATATGTTTACGGTCGGTATGAGTGGAACTGCAATGTGGCTTTTTTCACTTTTAACATTTTTGGTTGCAATTCCGAGTGCGATTAAAGTCTTTAATTGGGTTGCAACACTTTACAAAGGTTCGATTGAACTTGAACCACCGATGTTATTCGCATTAAGTTTCATCTTTAATTTCACCATTGGTGGTTTTACTGGATTAATGCAAGGCGCTTTAGCTTTGAATATTCACATTCACGATACTTACTTTATTGTTGGTCATTTTCATTATGTAATGTTTGGTGGAACAGGCTTTGGAATTTTTGCTGCTCTTCACCACTGGTTTCCAAAAATGTTTGGCAAAATGTATAACAAAAAAGTTGCAAAAATCAGCTGGCTCTTTTTATTCATTGGATTTCAACTGCTTTACTTTCCAATGTTCGTAATGGGTTATCTTGGTATGCCAAGAAGATATTATGATTACCTGCCAGATTTTCATATTTATCATTTTATTTCCACGATTGGAAGCTGGATTTTAATTACGGGTCTCATTATAATGTTTACAAATTTGATCCTTGCTCTTAAAAAAGGTGAAAAAGCAGCTGCAAATCCCTGGGGTGGAGTTACTCTTGAATGGACAATACCTTCACCACCAATTCATGAGAATTTTGAAAAAATTCCGGTAGTAGAAAAAGAGCCCTATGATTATTCACATTATGAACAAGTTATTGAGGAGGCTAAAAATTGA
- a CDS encoding cytochrome c oxidase subunit 3 family protein, which yields MAEASVNTHLHRDDVGAKIGMWLFLFTELILFGGMFLVYAVYRFTYRDFFALASKELDVFIGLINTLVLLTSSLTMAMSITALRKDNKKLSLLFLGSTIFFAFLFLVNKYFEWSAKFQHGLFPGSNELLSLPKGEIIYFGLYYVMTGLHAIHVIIGLVILLFMFVYIMKGKVNKDYYIMLENSGLYWHLVDIIWIFLFPLFYLIH from the coding sequence ATGGCTGAAGCATCTGTAAATACTCATCTTCATCGTGATGATGTTGGTGCAAAGATTGGAATGTGGCTTTTTCTATTTACTGAGTTGATACTATTTGGTGGAATGTTTTTGGTGTATGCTGTTTACAGATTTACTTATAGAGACTTTTTTGCCCTTGCGTCAAAGGAGCTTGATGTTTTTATCGGATTAATTAACACATTAGTCCTTTTAACGAGTAGTTTAACAATGGCTATGTCCATTACTGCATTAAGAAAGGATAATAAAAAATTATCTTTACTGTTTTTAGGTTCTACAATTTTCTTCGCTTTCCTGTTTTTGGTAAATAAATATTTTGAATGGTCAGCTAAATTTCAGCATGGTTTATTTCCTGGTTCCAATGAACTTCTTAGTTTACCCAAGGGAGAAATAATCTATTTTGGTCTGTATTATGTTATGACCGGTTTGCATGCAATACATGTGATCATTGGATTAGTAATATTATTGTTTATGTTCGTTTATATTATGAAAGGAAAAGTAAACAAAGATTATTACATAATGCTGGAGAATTCCGGATTATATTGGCATCTGGTTGATATAATCTGGATATTTCTTTTCCCGCTATTTTATTTAATTCATTAA
- a CDS encoding cytochrome-c oxidase has protein sequence MDKKDSHNHIVGYGTYIFVWLTLIALTALTVTAASFDLGNFSIVVALVIASIKGLLVLLVFMHLRFDDRMFRIFVFVAFLTLTIFLVLTFSDYSFIR, from the coding sequence ATGGATAAAAAAGATTCACATAATCACATTGTCGGATATGGTACATATATTTTCGTCTGGTTGACGCTTATTGCGTTAACTGCGTTGACTGTTACTGCTGCAAGTTTTGACTTGGGGAATTTCTCCATAGTTGTTGCACTTGTCATCGCATCGATTAAAGGATTATTAGTGTTGCTTGTTTTTATGCATTTAAGATTTGATGATAGGATGTTTAGGATTTTTGTGTTCGTTGCATTTCTAACTTTAACAATATTTTTAGTGCTAACATTTTCAGATTATTCATTTATAAGGTAA
- the coxB gene encoding cytochrome c oxidase subunit II gives MLSNASNFIKEVDGVFLFILGVSVLLLILITFLMVYFVIKYNRKKNLTPKNIKGNTTLEIIWTVIPTILVVGMFYYGWYGYKKMTAAPKDAFEINVTGKMWAWEFTYPNGMKTDTLVVPINKPIKLNLQSIDVNHSFFIPAFRIKRDVIPNKNNYLWFIAEEVGVYDIACAEYCGLRHSYMYSKLYAIHQNEFDEWYKAKLDTTVVK, from the coding sequence ATGCTGTCAAATGCATCTAATTTTATTAAAGAAGTAGATGGAGTATTTTTATTTATCTTAGGAGTTTCTGTTTTACTCCTTATCTTGATTACATTTTTAATGGTTTATTTTGTTATTAAATACAATAGGAAAAAAAATCTTACTCCTAAAAATATAAAAGGTAATACTACACTTGAGATAATCTGGACAGTAATCCCAACAATTCTTGTTGTAGGAATGTTTTATTATGGATGGTATGGTTACAAGAAAATGACAGCGGCACCTAAGGATGCTTTTGAAATTAATGTAACAGGGAAAATGTGGGCGTGGGAATTTACTTATCCTAATGGTATGAAAACAGATACACTTGTTGTCCCAATTAATAAACCGATCAAACTCAATCTTCAATCTATTGATGTTAATCATTCTTTTTTTATTCCAGCTTTCAGAATAAAGCGTGATGTAATTCCCAACAAGAATAATTACTTGTGGTTTATTGCCGAAGAAGTTGGTGTTTATGATATTGCGTGTGCTGAATATTGTGGACTTAGACATTCCTATATGTATTCAAAATTGTATGCAATTCATCAAAATGAATTTGATGAGTGGTATAAGGCTAAATTAGATACAACAGTTGTAAAGTGA
- the cyoE gene encoding protoheme IX farnesyltransferase, which produces MKKIFDAFKILLELTKFKITSFVTVTTFLGYVLYTKELRIDLIGVLMGVLLFSGGSAVINHYQERNFDALMRRTRNRPIPSGKVNSKIALALGILFALGGFIILYIGFNLTSALFGLLALVWYNLIYTPLKRKFALAVVPGSLIGSIPPIIGWTAAGGYPFDNSILVIAFFLFIWQIPHFWLLMLFFDDDYKAAGYPTLTSYFSKEQVFRLTFIWMIALGVASLVMPLFNLVNHPVVNYGLLLTAIWLIWNSSKLIRKNEEKLILISGFRTINTFVLLIVFQLSLDKLL; this is translated from the coding sequence ATGAAAAAGATTTTTGATGCTTTTAAAATTTTACTCGAATTAACAAAGTTTAAGATAACTTCGTTTGTCACTGTCACAACCTTTCTTGGTTATGTTTTATACACAAAAGAATTGCGAATCGATCTTATTGGTGTGTTGATGGGAGTTTTGTTATTCTCTGGTGGTTCTGCAGTAATTAATCATTACCAGGAAAGAAATTTTGATGCGTTAATGAGAAGAACACGTAACAGACCAATTCCTTCTGGTAAAGTAAATTCAAAAATTGCTCTTGCACTTGGAATTTTATTCGCTTTAGGCGGATTTATTATTTTATACATTGGTTTTAATCTTACTTCAGCATTATTCGGATTATTAGCATTGGTTTGGTATAATTTAATTTATACACCACTTAAGAGAAAATTCGCACTTGCAGTTGTTCCTGGCTCTTTAATTGGTTCAATTCCACCCATAATTGGATGGACAGCAGCAGGGGGTTATCCATTTGACAATTCAATTTTGGTTATCGCATTTTTCCTGTTTATCTGGCAAATACCTCATTTCTGGTTACTAATGTTGTTTTTTGATGATGATTATAAAGCGGCTGGGTATCCAACTTTAACAAGCTATTTTTCTAAAGAACAAGTTTTTAGATTAACATTTATCTGGATGATTGCTCTTGGTGTTGCTTCTCTTGTAATGCCTTTGTTTAATTTAGTTAATCATCCTGTAGTTAACTACGGTTTGTTATTAACTGCAATATGGCTGATCTGGAATTCATCTAAGCTTATTAGAAAGAATGAAGAGAAATTAATATTAATTTCAGGTTTCAGGACAATTAATACATTTGTCCTTTTAATAGTTTTTCAACTTTCACTTGATAAACTTTTGTAA
- a CDS encoding c-type cytochrome, which translates to MFLSYEITLPFSYDYTRVLQLVSVLAHSLLYFYLFWLSGSALLSYYYEFIKRSDPSTVFAKRLIDLTFRKLSFPLVLGILPFLVIFSIDLIWLRDPAFKALHNWSIVSLVIFLCSIPALYYYKFSFALINILPKTVIDKESSDFLNLMENSLKNHKRSALFGTLGILITLYLVSVLNVARINYNPTDYNFDFIAYTLRLDVNFRFLFNLILSFSVTYLINLFLNFVWDDTKLKTTEGLSEFMREKLVKGAFVTVLLQPVFILLEVLILPRNSLSYWVFISSGIVLILLFLISNQLKAYRKEYLDSYLRYSFYLIVLAVIFISVKDVVVFANVIKPETVKISQSFLSYEENLKTKLNIKTVTFSGEEIFTAKCSACHRFDQKLVGPPYNVVLQKYENKKDQLVKFILNPVKVDPAYPPMPAQGLIPPEAEAVADYIMKVYQENKK; encoded by the coding sequence ATGTTTTTATCATATGAAATTACATTACCTTTTAGTTATGATTACACAAGAGTCTTACAATTAGTTTCAGTGCTTGCTCATTCGTTACTATATTTTTACTTATTCTGGCTAAGCGGCTCAGCGTTATTAAGTTATTATTATGAATTTATAAAAAGGAGTGATCCTTCTACTGTTTTCGCAAAAAGACTAATTGATTTAACTTTTAGAAAATTATCATTTCCACTTGTACTTGGTATTTTACCATTTTTAGTAATTTTTTCTATCGATTTAATCTGGTTAAGAGATCCTGCATTTAAAGCACTTCACAATTGGTCAATTGTCAGTTTGGTGATTTTTCTTTGTTCAATTCCGGCTCTTTATTACTATAAATTTAGTTTCGCCTTGATCAATATTTTACCTAAGACTGTTATTGATAAAGAGTCCTCCGATTTTCTGAACTTAATGGAAAATAGCCTGAAGAACCATAAAAGAAGTGCTTTATTCGGTACATTAGGTATTTTGATTACACTATACTTAGTTTCTGTATTGAATGTAGCCAGAATCAATTACAATCCAACCGATTACAATTTTGACTTTATTGCTTACACATTACGCCTGGATGTGAACTTTAGATTTTTGTTTAATTTAATTTTATCATTTTCAGTAACCTATCTAATTAATCTATTTTTGAATTTTGTTTGGGACGATACGAAATTGAAGACTACCGAAGGTCTGTCTGAATTTATGAGAGAAAAATTGGTAAAAGGTGCATTTGTAACTGTTTTACTCCAACCTGTGTTTATATTGCTTGAAGTTTTGATTCTTCCAAGAAATAGTCTTTCATACTGGGTATTTATTTCCAGTGGGATCGTCTTGATTCTTCTTTTCTTAATCTCTAATCAATTGAAAGCATATAGAAAAGAATATTTGGATAGTTATTTGAGATATTCTTTTTATCTAATTGTTTTAGCAGTTATTTTTATTTCTGTCAAAGATGTTGTTGTGTTTGCTAATGTAATTAAACCAGAAACGGTCAAAATATCTCAGAGTTTTTTAAGTTATGAAGAAAATTTGAAGACAAAGCTAAATATTAAAACAGTTACATTTAGTGGAGAAGAAATTTTTACAGCAAAATGCTCAGCCTGTCACAGATTTGATCAAAAGCTAGTTGGACCACCATATAATGTTGTTTTACAAAAATATGAAAACAAAAAAGATCAACTTGTGAAATTTATTCTTAATCCTGTAAAAGTTGATCCAGCGTATCCGCCAATGCCCGCTCAGGGTTTAATTCCACCTGAGGCTGAGGCTGTAGCTGATTACATTATGAAAGTTTATCAGGAGAATAAGAAATAG
- a CDS encoding DUF177 domain-containing protein, translating into MKIKITSLSEGRHFYNFDASVEELDLPSEFFGKAKVQVLLEKTKEHILIRTSLSVHRHCECDRCLRQYDREFYNEYHMFYIHDIRNKDLYDEDVVTVIRNDQDYIDISNDVREYAMLAIPMKNLCKDDCKGLCPRCGKDLNFETCTCEQTEIDPRWLSLKELLKSQ; encoded by the coding sequence ATGAAAATCAAGATAACCTCCCTATCAGAAGGGAGGCATTTTTATAATTTTGATGCGAGTGTAGAAGAGCTTGACCTTCCTTCAGAATTTTTTGGAAAAGCTAAGGTTCAAGTTCTTCTGGAAAAAACTAAGGAACATATTCTCATAAGAACATCATTAAGCGTTCATCGACATTGTGAATGTGATCGATGTCTGAGACAATATGATAGAGAGTTTTATAACGAATATCATATGTTTTATATACACGATATTCGAAATAAAGATTTATATGATGAGGATGTAGTTACAGTGATCAGAAATGATCAGGATTATATTGATATATCGAATGATGTTCGAGAGTATGCAATGTTAGCGATTCCGATGAAAAATCTTTGTAAAGATGATTGTAAAGGTCTTTGTCCTAGATGCGGAAAAGACTTAAACTTCGAAACCTGTACTTGCGAGCAAACAGAAATTGATCCAAGATGGTTATCATTAAAAGAATTATTAAAATCACAATGA
- the rpmF gene encoding 50S ribosomal protein L32, whose product MPNPKRRHSKSRTRKRRAHFKAAAPALSTCANCGEPKLQHRACPNCGFYKGRTMFVPKAS is encoded by the coding sequence ATGCCAAATCCGAAGAGAAGACATTCAAAATCAAGAACAAGGAAAAGAAGAGCTCATTTCAAAGCAGCAGCTCCTGCACTTTCAACCTGCGCTAATTGTGGCGAACCAAAATTACAACATCGTGCCTGTCCAAATTGTGGATTTTACAAAGGCAGAACGATGTTTGTACCTAAGGCATCGTAA
- the plsX gene encoding phosphate acyltransferase PlsX, translated as MGGDNAPLVTTRGAALAYKESAKKFEILLVGKKPEIEKIIQEENLEFPPENIIDAPEVVAMDDVPTTALKNKNTSMSVCIDLIQQGKANAFVSAGNTGAVMALSTIRLGRIEGISRPALGTIVPTLKNKCLVLDVGANVDTKANNLFEFAVMGSVFMQEIFGVQNPKIGLLSIGEEDSKGNEVTLNANKLLRESKLNFYGNVEGRDILKGEVDVIVCDGFVGNIVLKFAEGFLHFLIKKLREAAEENLINKLKIGISKGLLKDILKVFDYQEYGGVPLFGVNGITIIGHGSSSELAIKNMIFRAYETYEHRIVERIREAIKGFHFNS; from the coding sequence ATGGGCGGTGATAATGCACCTCTGGTTACAACTAGAGGTGCTGCACTCGCCTATAAAGAGAGTGCAAAAAAGTTTGAAATCTTACTTGTTGGTAAAAAGCCCGAAATTGAAAAAATCATTCAGGAAGAAAATCTAGAATTCCCTCCAGAAAATATCATTGATGCACCTGAAGTTGTCGCTATGGATGATGTTCCAACAACTGCATTGAAGAATAAAAATACTTCAATGTCTGTTTGTATTGATTTGATTCAACAAGGTAAAGCAAATGCATTCGTAAGTGCTGGCAATACAGGTGCAGTTATGGCTCTTTCCACAATCCGACTCGGACGAATTGAAGGAATTAGCAGACCTGCTCTTGGTACAATTGTTCCAACATTAAAAAATAAATGTTTGGTTCTCGATGTAGGTGCCAATGTTGATACAAAAGCAAATAATCTCTTTGAATTTGCTGTTATGGGCAGTGTTTTTATGCAGGAAATTTTTGGAGTTCAAAATCCTAAAATTGGTTTATTAAGCATAGGCGAAGAAGACTCAAAAGGTAATGAAGTTACTCTGAACGCTAACAAATTATTAAGAGAATCGAAATTAAATTTTTATGGAAATGTTGAAGGTCGAGATATTCTAAAAGGTGAGGTAGATGTAATTGTTTGTGACGGATTTGTTGGAAATATTGTTCTAAAGTTTGCCGAAGGATTTTTACATTTTCTTATAAAAAAGCTTCGTGAGGCAGCCGAAGAAAATTTGATTAACAAATTAAAGATTGGTATTTCAAAGGGGCTCTTAAAAGATATCTTAAAAGTTTTTGATTACCAGGAATACGGTGGTGTTCCTCTTTTTGGAGTAAATGGAATCACAATTATTGGTCATGGATCAAGCTCTGAATTAGCAATAAAAAATATGATTTTCAGAGCTTATGAAACATACGAACATCGAATAGTTGAAAGAATAAGAGAGGCTATCAAGGGTTTTCACTTCAATTCATAA
- a CDS encoding ketoacyl-ACP synthase III: protein MTNRESKYNARIVAFGKYVPEKVLDNKYFEKIVDTTDEWITTRTGIKERRILENGATSDMAVKAIEDMVRRFNVDLSTIDVMIVATVTPDMFFPSTACVIMDKLEMENTWGFDLSAACSGYVFATSTARAFIESGLYKRVLVVGADKMSAITDYTDRNTCILFGDAAACTLFERTEDKNDGILDELLYCDGSGRNHLYMLGGGSLNPASHETVDKRMHYIYQDGKAVFKVAVIGMAEVAYEIMVRNNLKPEDVAYLVPHQANLRIIEATRQRMGIDPERVMVNIHKYGNTTAATIPLCLVDYYDEGKLKKGDNLILASFGAGFTWGGIYLKWSID, encoded by the coding sequence ATGACTAATCGAGAATCAAAATATAACGCACGAATAGTTGCGTTTGGTAAGTATGTCCCAGAAAAGGTTTTGGATAATAAATATTTTGAAAAGATTGTCGATACAACTGATGAATGGATTACTACAAGGACAGGAATTAAAGAGCGAAGAATATTAGAAAATGGTGCAACATCCGATATGGCTGTTAAAGCTATCGAGGATATGGTGAGAAGATTTAATGTGGATCTCAGCACAATTGATGTAATGATTGTAGCAACCGTTACCCCTGATATGTTTTTCCCATCAACTGCTTGTGTGATAATGGATAAACTTGAGATGGAAAATACCTGGGGATTTGATCTTTCTGCTGCTTGTTCCGGTTATGTGTTTGCTACTTCGACTGCACGAGCATTTATTGAAAGCGGTCTATATAAAAGAGTTCTTGTAGTTGGTGCTGATAAAATGTCTGCCATTACTGATTATACAGATCGAAATACTTGCATATTGTTCGGTGATGCTGCAGCTTGTACACTATTTGAAAGAACAGAGGATAAAAACGATGGTATTCTTGATGAACTTTTATATTGTGATGGAAGTGGCAGAAATCATCTTTATATGCTTGGAGGTGGAAGTCTAAATCCTGCTTCCCACGAAACTGTAGATAAAAGGATGCATTACATTTATCAGGATGGTAAAGCTGTTTTCAAAGTTGCTGTGATTGGTATGGCTGAGGTTGCTTATGAAATTATGGTTAGAAATAATTTGAAACCAGAAGATGTTGCTTACCTTGTACCTCATCAAGCTAATTTGAGAATTATTGAAGCAACAAGACAAAGAATGGGAATTGATCCAGAAAGGGTTATGGTAAATATCCATAAATATGGAAATACAACCGCAGCAACAATTCCTTTGTGTCTTGTTGACTATTATGATGAAGGGAAACTTAAGAAAGGAGATAACTTAATCCTTGCTTCATTTGGTGCAGGTTTTACCTGGGGTGGAATTTATCTAAAATGGAGTATTGATTAA
- the fabD gene encoding ACP S-malonyltransferase translates to MIAFVFPGQGSQYVGMGKDIYKDFPECREVFDHANEILGYDLKSICFEGPEDLLKQTENTQPALFVHSLAIFELLKDFQIKAAAGHSLGEYSALTAAGVFKFEDGLRLVRTRGKLMQESGIRNPGTMAAIVGLTIEKVNEICESLKDIGIVQAANFNSPGQIVISGEVNAVKKAIELAKQNGAKLAKELVVSGAFHSPLMNYAYENIASELEKVQFFEPKFPVYSNVTSEKFNNVEEIKSLLVKQIISPVKWQQIVENMTRDGIKTFVEIGAGKVLTGLIKRINPEAEVINVGTSEEIKKFLEYGKVH, encoded by the coding sequence ATGATCGCTTTTGTTTTCCCTGGACAAGGTTCTCAATATGTTGGAATGGGAAAAGATATCTATAAAGATTTTCCCGAATGTAGGGAAGTCTTTGACCATGCAAATGAAATACTTGGTTATGATTTAAAATCAATTTGTTTTGAAGGACCTGAAGATTTATTAAAACAAACTGAAAATACTCAACCAGCACTGTTTGTTCACAGCCTTGCAATTTTTGAATTACTTAAAGATTTTCAGATCAAAGCTGCGGCAGGTCACTCACTTGGAGAGTATTCTGCATTAACAGCTGCTGGTGTCTTTAAATTTGAAGATGGATTAAGATTGGTTCGAACTCGTGGTAAGTTAATGCAAGAATCTGGAATACGAAATCCAGGTACTATGGCAGCAATTGTTGGACTGACCATTGAAAAGGTTAATGAAATCTGTGAAAGTCTTAAAGATATTGGTATTGTTCAAGCAGCTAATTTTAATTCACCCGGTCAAATTGTTATTTCAGGAGAAGTTAACGCTGTAAAAAAAGCAATTGAACTTGCAAAACAAAATGGAGCCAAGCTTGCAAAGGAATTAGTAGTAAGTGGTGCTTTTCACTCTCCATTGATGAATTATGCGTATGAAAATATCGCTTCAGAACTTGAAAAGGTTCAGTTTTTTGAACCCAAATTCCCGGTTTATTCAAATGTAACTTCAGAAAAATTTAATAACGTTGAGGAGATAAAATCTCTCCTGGTGAAACAAATAATCAGCCCTGTGAAATGGCAGCAAATTGTAGAAAATATGACAAGAGATGGAATTAAAACATTTGTAGAGATTGGCGCTGGAAAAGTTTTAACGGGTTTAATTAAAAGGATCAATCCAGAAGCTGAAGTTATTAATGTCGGTACATCAGAGGAAATAAAAAAATTTTTGGAATATGGAAAAGTTCATTAA
- a CDS encoding DUF3109 family protein — translation MEKFIKGLKIDPLIFTFPFVPGCNVGLCSGECCWYGVYVDLKERDFIIENKEIIKQYMDETQTKDETLWFEEVEEDSDFESGFCAGTQIYQHKCVFLDKNGYCSLQKAAIERGEHKWKYKPLYCVIFPLTIYNGTLTVDDEHIARLHYCSKPRHQTSTVFDATKDELIYLLGEDGYQELLEYRNQLIGGKQLEITK, via the coding sequence ATGGAAAAGTTCATTAAAGGCTTAAAAATTGATCCGTTAATTTTTACTTTTCCTTTTGTTCCAGGCTGCAATGTTGGATTGTGTTCTGGAGAGTGTTGCTGGTATGGTGTATATGTTGACTTGAAAGAAAGAGATTTTATCATTGAGAATAAAGAGATTATAAAACAATATATGGATGAAACTCAAACAAAAGATGAAACCTTATGGTTCGAAGAAGTTGAAGAAGATTCAGATTTTGAATCAGGATTTTGTGCTGGAACACAAATTTATCAACATAAATGCGTATTCCTCGATAAAAATGGTTATTGTTCACTTCAAAAGGCTGCAATTGAAAGAGGTGAACATAAATGGAAATATAAACCTCTTTATTGTGTAATTTTCCCATTAACGATTTATAATGGAACATTAACTGTAGATGATGAACATATTGCGAGATTACACTATTGCAGTAAACCACGTCATCAGACCTCAACTGTTTTTGATGCAACGAAAGATGAATTAATTTACTTACTCGGTGAAGATGGCTATCAAGAATTATTAGAATATCGAAATCAATTAATTGGAGGTAAACAACTTGAGATTACAAAATAA
- the fabG gene encoding 3-oxoacyl-[acyl-carrier-protein] reductase, translating to MRLQNKVAIVTGGSRGIGAAIAKELAREGAKVVLTYNSSPDRAQSVLEEIKNFGGEARIFQANASSFVDAQNTVDFALKEFGALHILVNNAGITKDNLLLRMTEQDWDDVINTNLKSVFNYTKAAIKPMISQREGKIINISSVVGIMGNIGQANYVAAKAGVIGLTKSLAKEFASRNINVNAVAPGYIETDMTSKLTDTQKQAILNLIPLKRIGKPEDIARVVVFLASEDANYITGQVFCVDGGMVM from the coding sequence TTGAGATTACAAAATAAAGTAGCAATTGTAACTGGAGGTTCAAGAGGAATTGGTGCAGCAATTGCAAAAGAATTAGCCAGAGAAGGAGCTAAAGTTGTTTTAACATATAATTCATCTCCAGATAGAGCTCAATCAGTTCTTGAGGAAATTAAAAATTTTGGTGGGGAGGCAAGAATATTTCAAGCAAATGCAAGCAGTTTTGTTGATGCTCAAAATACAGTTGATTTTGCCTTAAAAGAATTTGGCGCACTGCACATTCTTGTCAACAATGCTGGAATTACAAAAGATAATCTTTTACTTAGAATGACTGAACAGGACTGGGACGATGTAATTAATACTAATTTGAAAAGTGTTTTTAATTACACAAAAGCAGCGATCAAACCTATGATTAGTCAACGGGAAGGTAAAATTATCAATATAAGTTCAGTCGTAGGAATTATGGGTAATATTGGACAAGCAAATTATGTTGCAGCAAAGGCCGGTGTCATAGGCTTAACCAAATCCCTTGCTAAAGAATTTGCAAGTCGAAATATAAATGTAAATGCAGTTGCACCTGGTTACATTGAAACCGATATGACCTCGAAATTAACAGATACACAAAAGCAGGCGATTCTAAATCTAATTCCACTTAAAAGAATTGGAAAACCTGAAGACATAGCTCGAGTAGTTGTATTCCTTGCATCCGAAGATGCAAACTATATTACAGGACAGGTATTCTGTGTCGATGGTGGAATGGTGATGTGA